The Sinomicrobium kalidii region GGTTCCACATATTCAATAAAGGCATTAACCGGGGCACTTTCAACTTGGTATGTTTTAAAAACAGCGTGCCCTTTTTCTAAGACCGCTTTGCCATCACTGTAAAGCAGTTCCTGAAAAGGCAGCGGATCTCCGTCATTTGACCATACCCGGTTTTCTTTCAGCAATAATCTTGTTCCCTGTGTATTGTCCCTTCTGTTCTCCAGTGAAAAAAGGGTGACCAGAACGGATGGTAACCTGTCCTCCGCCAGTTTTCTGAGCAGTTCTGCCGGATTCCATTGAACCGTGGCCAGAACAGGCTCTATAAGCACTTGTATGATGCCGTTACAGCCCAGTCCAACGCCGATAAAGGCATCGTCTTCATCAGAAGTGTCATAGGTTACCAGCATGGGATGATCCTGCATAATGACCAGCAAGGACTTGCGCAATGCATCTCCTTCCAGGCAACCGCCGCTTATGGCGCCTGTGAGTTCGCCGTCTTCGGTAATAAGCATGCGTGCACCGGGACGGCGATAGGAAGAACCCTCCACATGGACTACGGTAGCCAGAGCAGTTCTCTTCCCCTGTGAGTTTGCCTGGTCATATGCTTTTATTATTTGCTTTATTTCCTTCACACTTAATCTTTAGGTATTAGATATGAGACATGAGATGTTAGATTTGAGATATCAGATTCTGGTTTGGTCTCCGACCGGTGTTATATGCCGGGCTTTTCTTTTCGTTATAATTGCTTCCCTTATGGTTTTTGCCGCAAAACGTATTTCTTCTTCAGAAGTAAACCTCCCCAGGCTTATACGCACTGCGCTGCCTGCATTTTCTGCGGACATTCCCATGGCCCGGAGCACATGGGAAGGCGTGTGTACATTGCCTGAACAGGCGCTGCCCCGGCTTACGGCAACATCTTTTGCCAAAGACAGTACAAAACCTTCCCCTTCAATGCCTTCAATGGAGATATTGGTGACATGCGAAAGCCTGTTATCCCTGTCACCGTTTATTTTAACGCCTTCAATAGCGAGTAATTCTCCCTCCAGGATGTTCCGGAGGGTTGCGAGTCTTTCCACTTCTGCATGCATTTCTTCCGTACATATCCGGGCCGCCATTCCGAATCCCGCTATTCCGGGGACATTCAGTGTTCCGCTCCTGTATCCCCTTTCGTGTTTCCCCCCGTGTATCTGCGGGGCTATAGCCGGTTTAATTTCTTTATTCATATATAACGCTCCCACTCCTTTAGGGCCATACATTTTATGGGAAGAGAAAGCCAGTATATCAATATTTTCATCTGCAACCCGGATCTGTATTTTACCTGCGGCCTGAGTGGCATCACACAAGAAAGGTATTCCGTGTTTTTTTGCTATTTCCCCTATTCTCTTAACAGGGTTTATTAACCCGGTCTCATTATTGGCGTACATGAGGGCAATACCAATGGTTTCGCTACTGCTTTCACTTTCCAGCTCATCCGGGTCGATATGTCCGAGGGTGTCCACGCCCAGATAAGTAAGCCTGTACCCGTTATGTTCCAGATATTTACAGGTATCAAGTACCGCTTCGTGTTCGGTTTGTGAGGTTATAATATGGTTCCCCTTAAAACGCTCTGAAAAAGCTATGCCTTTAAGGGCCAGGTTTACGGCTTCCGTAGCGCCTGAAGTAAATATCACGTCCTTTGCCCGTGCACCTATCAAATGGGCCGCCTGCTCACGGGCATCTTCCACTGCTTCGCCGGCTTCCCACCCGAAACTGTGGTCCCTGCTGGCCGCGTTACCGAAATTTTCTGAAAAGTACGGTATCATGGCCTCTACCACCCTCGGATCACAGGGGGTGGTGGCATTATAATCGAGGTATACCGGTTTTTTCTGCATGTTTCCAGTGGTTTTGAATATTAGAGCCGGGTTTAACGCCAAATATAAATATAGGGGATATTTTCCGCCCGGTCAACCCCTGGTCAGGGCTTTACACTGAAACCGGCAAGATTTATAATTTATTTAACACCACACACAACATCATATGTACGGTTTAATCCGCTTTTCAGGTTTTGGTCCGGAATTCTGAGGAAAACTCTTCCCGGTCGGCCTTCATCAGTATATCGAGCTCCTGCATCTTTTCCCTTACCGCTACAATATATTCTTCATCATTGCGTATGCTGGACAGATACTTCAGCGTTTTTTCATCATGAATAAAAAAGGTTTTGGCGGCACGAACTGCCTCATGTCTTTTGTGTCCCAGTATTTTAAGTGCATCTACACCTAACCGCAGGCTGGTATCCAGGTTTTCCCTGTAGATGTGCATCATCCCGGCATTCATCTGGTTATAGGCTTCGTCCCTGTCCCTCGCACGGACCAGCATATACAAATGCGGAAAATGTCTTTTTACGGTGTCGATGAGCATCATCCGTTTTTCTTTGTCTCCGATGGCAATGATCAGTATCTCCGCCTTATTGGCCCCGGCTATTTCCAGGAGGTCGTGCCTGGTAGCATCACCGAAATAGACTTTCAGTCCCACCCTCCTGAGAAAATCCACATTATCACTGTCGTAGTCCAGTACGGTTACCGGGACGTTGTGGGCCTGGAGAAAACGCCCCACCGTATTGCCGAAATGGCCATATCCGGCGATAATGATCGGATTTTCCTCATTTTCAACATCGTTGTAATCACCATCTTTATCATCCGTGCTCACCGCACATAACCTGGGAAGAACTAGTTTTTCATTCAGCAGCATGATAAGCGGTGTAAATGCCATGGATATGGCTACGGTGGCCATCATCAGGGAGTTTATTTCGTTGGAAATGATGCCTTCTGCCAGACTGAAATTCAGCAGAACAAAGGCAAATTCCCCGATCTGGGCCAGGCCAAGGCTAAAAATAGCATTCTGTGCATTCCTCAGGTGAAATATTTTGCCCAGCACAAAAAGGACAATTGCTTTCAGCACAATTATGCTCAAAACCAGGGCCGTAATACGTCCGGGCTGTTCCATTATCAGGCCGAAATCTATCGTAGATCCCACGGTCATAAAGAAGAGCCCGAGAAGCAATCCCTTAAACGGGTCAATAGCGCTTTCCAGTTCGTGCCGGTATTCGCTGTTGGCCAGTAACACCCCGCCGAGAAAAGCTCCCAGCGCAGGGCTCAGTCCCACAACATGCATTAAAATGGCAATCCCCACCACCAATAACAGCGATATGGCAGTAAACATTTCTCTCAAACGTGTCCTGGCCATAATGCGGAATACCGGGTATAGCAGGTATTTCCCGGCCACAACGATCACAACTACCGCACCAATTACGGCAAGTGTCTGTCCCCATCCCGGCAAATGCCCTAACAGTGTTGTTTCTTCTGCAGTTGTTGTCCTGCCGTTACCGGACAGCAGGGGAAGTACGGCCAGGACGGGAATTATGCCCATATCCTGAAAAAGCAGTACGGCAAATGAACTTCTGCCGGCCATGGTCTTGTTCCACCCTTTTTCATCGAGTATTTGCAATACAATGGCGGTGGACGACATGGAAATAATGATTCCTATTGTAAGGGCAACCTGCCAGGAATATCCGATGTAATATGCAATGACAAACCCCAGTAAAGTGGTACTTATGAGTTGCGCACCACCCAGTCCCAAAATCCTGCGGCGCAATCGCCATAACCGTAGCGGTTCCAGTTCAAGCCCTATAACGAAAAGCATCATCACTACGCCGAATTCGGCAAAATGCATAACATCCTGGCTTTCCTCGCCTACGAGTTCAAGAAAAGACGGCCCGATAAGCATCCCTGCCAGGAGGTAACCCAATACGGAGCCCAGTTTAAAATACCGGGCTATCGGAACCATGATCACCGCCCCTGCCAGGTAAATGAACGTGTGGATAAAAAACGTTTCGTGCATTGGTTTTACAGCTAAAAAGTGAGAATTCCGGTTGTCTTGTCATGCCCAACAAGGCTACCGGATAGAAACACCAATTTACAAATAAAAAAGGAAAGGTTCTCACCTTCCCTTTTTATAAAACCACAGCAATTAATCGGGTTGAGTTCAACAACAACTAATTGATCTTTATCCCATCGGGTAATATTTCATTATCAGTCTATAAAATCGTGAGAAACCACATTGGTGACTTTCCATATTTCAGCAATATTCCCGGCAGTCATCTTTACCTTACCGGGAGGGATCTTGTTATCGTTGGTCATTACATACACAATACTGTCATCCTCAGGGTTCAGATCGGCGCGGCCGATAAAAATACCCTGTTTTGTGTTGACAAAAACATAAGTGCTCCCTTCTACTACGGATTTTGTATCGTATACCCGTTCCCCGATCACGTAAGACACTCCTTTAAAGTTGGAAATGGCCGAAAAATCGGTAACCTGAAACGCTCTGGTGTTTTCTCCGGGGGAAAAGGGAAAATGATACCTGGGCAGGTTGGCTATGAAGGATTTGTCATTCCTTTTTGACACGTATTGGTACTGCAGCTCAAGAGGCACAACGATTATTCCTTTTGGTTCGTACACATCATGAGAGAACAATCGGTTAAAATCAAGTTTATGTAATTTGCCTATAGTGATGAGTCTTTCATAATCAATACTGTTTCTCTTTTTCCATGTGGATATGGTGTTGGGCCGCACCCCCAGAAATTCGGCAAGGTCTTTATTGGTCTTAAAACCAAAATAATCTTTGAGGTTCTGCAGGACATCATCTACGGAAAACGCTTCCGTAACGAGGATTTTTTTGGGCTCCTGCTCACGACCGGTCTTTTTCTTTTTTTTCATATTGTTCCTGTATTACACATACTGTCCCATTTCCGGAACTCCTTCCTTTCCAATACAAACGTCACCATACCTATTGTTTAGTATAGTCTCCTCCCTGTTTTATTACATTTTTATAAGAATAAATTCACTTCTCCTGTTTAACTGATGTTCTTCTGCACTACACGACACCCCATCCGAACAATGGTTGATAAGCCTGGTTTCACCATAACCTTTTCCGCTTATCCGATCCGGTGACACCCCTCCTTTATTGACAATATAATCTACGGTCGCCTTTGCCCTTCGTTCGGAAAGCGCCCTGTTATAGGCATCACTTCCCCTGCTGTCGGTATGGGAACGTACTTCTATAACAATATCCGGATATTTCTTCATCACCGCAATCACTTTCGCAAGTTCTATTTCTGACCTTTTTCGTATAGCAGCGCCGTCAAAATCAAAATATATGGGTTTCAGGGCCAGTTTTTTTGTCAGGTCATCTCCTGTGGTGATCCGGATGTCTTCCCGGTTGAGTTCTATTACCACCTCCCGGGTTTCACCGTTGTCCAGTTCCTTTATCCATTTTTCCTTGCTCCGGTAGTCTTCCTTTCCCGCACGGAGATTATATCCCGCAAAAGGCCATACCGAAATACAGAAATTCCCCGAGGCATCAGTCTGTACGCTGGCCAGTTCTTTGTGTTCGTTGTCATAAAGTATCACTTCTGCTCCGGATAACGGGTTTTTGGTGATACTGTCCTTCACTTCGCCGCACAGTTTTGCGTTAAAAGCCAACGGAACTTCCGTCACCGCCGAATAGATATTGTCAAAACCGCTTGCTTCTCCCCGGTTGGAAGACAGAAAACCTTCTCCGGAACGACGGGTGATATAAGCAAAATCATCGGCGGTGGAATTCACGGGGTTACCGAGGTTAACCACCCTGTAACTTCCGAAAGGGTCTTTTATCGCCGCGAAGACATCCAGTCCTCCCAGGCCGGGATGCCCGTCGGAAGCAAAGTACAATACGCCTGTTTCATCCACAAAGGGAAAGGACTCCCTTCCCGGAGTATTTATAACACTTCCCAGATTACGCACCTCACCAAAACTGCCGTCTTCCTTTATTTCTGTTACGAAAAGATCGGAACTTCCCAGCGTCCCAGAACGGTCCGAAACAAAATACAACAGGTTTTCGTCTGCGTTCAGTGCGGGGTGGGCCGTGGAATAGGCTTCGTTATTTACAGACAGGTCTTCTATGTTACCCCACTTCCCGTCTTTTAATGTAGCGCGGTAAATCTTCAGGTGATTGGTCCCGTCTTCCGCTTTACCATATTGTCCTTTGCGATAGTTATTCCGGGTAAAATACATCGTTTTTCCGTCCCGGGTTATAACCGGAGTGGACTGATGGTACTTCGAATTAACATCCCCGGCCACTTTTTCCGGGTTTTCCAGAAGCCCGTCACTGTTCACCGTAGCACTGTACAACTTTAAAAACGGTTTTTCGTTCCACTTGTGCGTCCTTTTGACAAATATCCCGGTATCCCTCGCCGAAGCAAAGATGACCTTGTCTTCCCCGTTATAGGCCGTGCCAAAGTCTGCATATGCCGTATTGACGCCTGCGTCTTTCAATGTAAACCGCTTTTTGTTGTTTTTGAGCGTATGCACAGCTTCTGCAAGTGATTTTTCATCTTTTGGTTTTCCTACCAGCTCGTAAAACCGATTGAGCATCTTCCCGGCTTCCTTATATTTTTCCCCTGCCTTGAGACACTGGGCATAGCGGTAATAATATTCCGCTTCCACATCACCGGGTCCCTCCAGCATTTTCCTGTAATACGGCAGGGCATCGGCATAACGGGCGTTGAAATAATGGGTATCCGCCAGTTTTCCGTACAGGTCGTTGGATTGATAGCCTGCCTCCACCAATTTTTCATAGAGTTCGCTTGCCCTAATATAAGCAAATTTTTCGTATTTACTGTCAGCACGGGCTTTCCGCGTTTCCTGGGCAGCTATTGTAAAACCTCCCGCAAGGTATAAAACTGCTATAAATAGTGCTTTGTTCATTGTACTGTTACTTTGGTTTAGAAGAATCTCGGAGAAATCATCCTGTTCCTGGAAGAGGAAACAAATTCGAAACGGAGAAACACTTCGTGTGTCCCGGAATTGTAATTTCCCAGTCCAGTGGTATCCCAGTCATAGGTATAGCCTACATGAAGCCCTTCGGTGATACTAAAACCGGCCAGGGCGCTTACGGCAGCATCCCAGCGATAGGCCGCTCCGAGCGTAAATTTCTCGTTGAACAGGAAATTGGCTGAAACATCGACCCCCAGTGGCGCACCACTTACGGCCTTGACCAATGCAGCGGGTTTGAATTTCAGTGTCGGGCTAAGGTCAAAAACATAACCTCCTATGAGATAGAAGTGCATTTTTTCCTTGGCTACGGACTGCTGGATATCGTCATAAAAGTGGGTTTCCAGCAGTGCGGGTACGGAAAGTCCCACATACCAGTTACTGGCATGTAAGTAGGCCCCGGCGCCTATGTTGGGGGAAAATTTGCTCAACCTGCCGCTGAGTTCCGGGTCGCCGGGATCATGAATGTTCAGCTTGTCGTAGTTGACTTCCAGAAAACTTCCCCCGGCCATTATTCCCAGGTTCAGCCAGGTATCATATCCCAGTTGCAGTTTATAGGAGAAACTGGCATTGACATAGGTATCCCTGGAAGGTCCGATTTCGTCGTTGATAATGGACAGCCCCAATCCGTGTCCCCGGTAACTTATGGGGGAATGGATGGAAAACTGTGCAGTTTCGGGAGCTCCTTCTAGGCCCGCCCACTGCTGCCGGTAC contains the following coding sequences:
- a CDS encoding OmpA family protein, with product MNKALFIAVLYLAGGFTIAAQETRKARADSKYEKFAYIRASELYEKLVEAGYQSNDLYGKLADTHYFNARYADALPYYRKMLEGPGDVEAEYYYRYAQCLKAGEKYKEAGKMLNRFYELVGKPKDEKSLAEAVHTLKNNKKRFTLKDAGVNTAYADFGTAYNGEDKVIFASARDTGIFVKRTHKWNEKPFLKLYSATVNSDGLLENPEKVAGDVNSKYHQSTPVITRDGKTMYFTRNNYRKGQYGKAEDGTNHLKIYRATLKDGKWGNIEDLSVNNEAYSTAHPALNADENLLYFVSDRSGTLGSSDLFVTEIKEDGSFGEVRNLGSVINTPGRESFPFVDETGVLYFASDGHPGLGGLDVFAAIKDPFGSYRVVNLGNPVNSTADDFAYITRRSGEGFLSSNRGEASGFDNIYSAVTEVPLAFNAKLCGEVKDSITKNPLSGAEVILYDNEHKELASVQTDASGNFCISVWPFAGYNLRAGKEDYRSKEKWIKELDNGETREVVIELNREDIRITTGDDLTKKLALKPIYFDFDGAAIRKRSEIELAKVIAVMKKYPDIVIEVRSHTDSRGSDAYNRALSERRAKATVDYIVNKGGVSPDRISGKGYGETRLINHCSDGVSCSAEEHQLNRRSEFILIKM
- a CDS encoding XdhC family protein — translated: MKEIKQIIKAYDQANSQGKRTALATVVHVEGSSYRRPGARMLITEDGELTGAISGGCLEGDALRKSLLVIMQDHPMLVTYDTSDEDDAFIGVGLGCNGIIQVLIEPVLATVQWNPAELLRKLAEDRLPSVLVTLFSLENRRDNTQGTRLLLKENRVWSNDGDPLPFQELLYSDGKAVLEKGHAVFKTYQVESAPVNAFIEYVEPEIRLVIAGAGNDIFPVVDMAGVLGWETTLIDGRPNYASKQRFSSCNIIIGEPENALEEVETDNRTAVLLMTHNYNYDKVLIKQLLRRGVRYIGMLGPRKKRERMLEEIRKEGFPVTGTPANVFSPVGLDIGAETSEEIALSIVSEIKAVFTEKPGKSLRDSDGRIHEKGKKTYITDQNGINV
- a CDS encoding PorP/SprF family type IX secretion system membrane protein, giving the protein MKKLFLVLGLLGSWITFAQQEPQYTQYMYNTVSVNPGYAGTRGVASILGLYRQQWAGLEGAPETAQFSIHSPISYRGHGLGLSIINDEIGPSRDTYVNASFSYKLQLGYDTWLNLGIMAGGSFLEVNYDKLNIHDPGDPELSGRLSKFSPNIGAGAYLHASNWYVGLSVPALLETHFYDDIQQSVAKEKMHFYLIGGYVFDLSPTLKFKPAALVKAVSGAPLGVDVSANFLFNEKFTLGAAYRWDAAVSALAGFSITEGLHVGYTYDWDTTGLGNYNSGTHEVFLRFEFVSSSRNRMISPRFF
- a CDS encoding monovalent cation:proton antiporter-2 (CPA2) family protein, with amino-acid sequence MHETFFIHTFIYLAGAVIMVPIARYFKLGSVLGYLLAGMLIGPSFLELVGEESQDVMHFAEFGVVMMLFVIGLELEPLRLWRLRRRILGLGGAQLISTTLLGFVIAYYIGYSWQVALTIGIIISMSSTAIVLQILDEKGWNKTMAGRSSFAVLLFQDMGIIPVLAVLPLLSGNGRTTTAEETTLLGHLPGWGQTLAVIGAVVVIVVAGKYLLYPVFRIMARTRLREMFTAISLLLVVGIAILMHVVGLSPALGAFLGGVLLANSEYRHELESAIDPFKGLLLGLFFMTVGSTIDFGLIMEQPGRITALVLSIIVLKAIVLFVLGKIFHLRNAQNAIFSLGLAQIGEFAFVLLNFSLAEGIISNEINSLMMATVAISMAFTPLIMLLNEKLVLPRLCAVSTDDKDGDYNDVENEENPIIIAGYGHFGNTVGRFLQAHNVPVTVLDYDSDNVDFLRRVGLKVYFGDATRHDLLEIAGANKAEILIIAIGDKEKRMMLIDTVKRHFPHLYMLVRARDRDEAYNQMNAGMMHIYRENLDTSLRLGVDALKILGHKRHEAVRAAKTFFIHDEKTLKYLSSIRNDEEYIVAVREKMQELDILMKADREEFSSEFRTKT
- a CDS encoding helix-turn-helix domain-containing protein, which codes for MKKKKKTGREQEPKKILVTEAFSVDDVLQNLKDYFGFKTNKDLAEFLGVRPNTISTWKKRNSIDYERLITIGKLHKLDFNRLFSHDVYEPKGIIVVPLELQYQYVSKRNDKSFIANLPRYHFPFSPGENTRAFQVTDFSAISNFKGVSYVIGERVYDTKSVVEGSTYVFVNTKQGIFIGRADLNPEDDSIVYVMTNDNKIPPGKVKMTAGNIAEIWKVTNVVSHDFID
- a CDS encoding cysteine desulfurase family protein, whose product is MQKKPVYLDYNATTPCDPRVVEAMIPYFSENFGNAASRDHSFGWEAGEAVEDAREQAAHLIGARAKDVIFTSGATEAVNLALKGIAFSERFKGNHIITSQTEHEAVLDTCKYLEHNGYRLTYLGVDTLGHIDPDELESESSSETIGIALMYANNETGLINPVKRIGEIAKKHGIPFLCDATQAAGKIQIRVADENIDILAFSSHKMYGPKGVGALYMNKEIKPAIAPQIHGGKHERGYRSGTLNVPGIAGFGMAARICTEEMHAEVERLATLRNILEGELLAIEGVKINGDRDNRLSHVTNISIEGIEGEGFVLSLAKDVAVSRGSACSGNVHTPSHVLRAMGMSAENAGSAVRISLGRFTSEEEIRFAAKTIREAIITKRKARHITPVGDQTRI